From the genome of Papaver somniferum cultivar HN1 chromosome 2, ASM357369v1, whole genome shotgun sequence, one region includes:
- the LOC113353254 gene encoding short-chain dehydrogenase reductase 3b-like, whose translation MLKLRLEGRVAIITGAAGGIGEAAARLFVENGAFVVIADVQDELGDRVVASIGPERCSYKHCDVTDEKQVEETVAYTLVKYGTLDIVYSNAGILGSLAGVLDLDMKALEKIIDVNVCGGVAMIKHAGRAMVAQNIRGSIICKVSVGGTRGGIGPPGYTASKHALLGVVRSASREFGIYGIRVNCVSPYGVVTPMTCTIPGLRTRLDPEFIQEQMSSISNLKNMCL comes from the exons ATGCTTAAGCTGAG GCTAGAGGGTAGAGTGGCTATAATAACCGGTGCAGCTGGAGGAATTGGTGAGGCAGCAGCGAGATTATTCGTTGAAAATGGTGCTTTTGTTGTGATTGCTGATGTTCAAGATGAATTAGGTGATCGAGTTGTAGCATCAATTGGACCAGAGAGATGCAGTTACAAACACTGTGATGTTACTGATGAAAAGCAAGTGGAAGAGACTGTGGCTTATACATTGGTAAAGTATGGTACTCTTGATATCGTGTATAGCAATGCCGGTATCTTAGGATCATTGGCCGGTGTTCTTGATTTAGACATGAAAGCATTGGAGAAAATTATTGATGTCAATGTCTGTGGTGGTGTAGCCATGATAAAGCATGCAGGTCGAGCTATGGTGGCACAGAATATTCGCGGATCAATCATATGTAAAGTAAGTGTAGGAGGAACTCGGGGTGGGATAGGACCACCAGGTTACACAGCATCAAAACACGCACTTCTGGGTGTGGTTCGATCAGCTTCCCGCGAGTTCGGGATATATGGAATTAGAGTTAACTGTGTGTCTCCCTATGGAGTTGTTACACCAATGACATGTACTATCCCTGGATTGCGGACACGGTTAGATCCGGAGTTTATTCAAGAGCAAATGTCTTCAATTTCGAATCTAAAGAATATGTGTTTGTAA